The following proteins come from a genomic window of Pseudomonas sp. WJP1:
- a CDS encoding NAD(P)-dependent alcohol dehydrogenase — protein sequence MTTCIGYGAHEANAPLEPLRFERRELRADDVAIDIDYCGVCHSDLHYVHNDWKSTRFPCVPGHEIVGRVSAVGSAVVRYRAGDRVAVGCMVDSCQQCEACEHHQEPHCSQGMTPTYNGLDRLSGEVTRGGYAQHIVVRERFVLRVPPALDPRFTGPLLCAGITVWAPMREHDVKTGTRLAVIGLGGLGHMAVKLGVALGAEVTVITTSPGKADDALALGAHHVLLSTDPQAMKTAASSFDLILDTIPRGHNVNPYLMLLARNGKLVLVGALEPLEPIHGALLAINNRSIAGALIGGLEQTQQLLDFCAEHQVLPSCEMIDIQDINQAFTRMQNNDVKYRFVIDMASLKDIEVA from the coding sequence ATGACCACCTGCATCGGCTACGGCGCCCACGAAGCCAACGCCCCCCTCGAACCCCTGCGTTTCGAACGCCGTGAGCTGCGCGCCGACGATGTCGCCATCGACATCGACTACTGCGGCGTCTGCCATTCCGACCTGCATTACGTGCATAACGACTGGAAAAGCACGCGCTTTCCCTGTGTACCGGGCCATGAAATCGTCGGTCGGGTCAGCGCCGTGGGGTCGGCAGTCGTGCGTTACCGCGCTGGAGATCGGGTCGCCGTCGGGTGCATGGTCGACAGCTGCCAGCAATGCGAAGCCTGCGAGCATCATCAGGAGCCGCACTGCAGCCAAGGCATGACACCCACCTATAACGGCCTGGACCGCCTCAGCGGCGAGGTGACTCGCGGCGGCTACGCCCAACACATCGTGGTGCGCGAGCGTTTCGTGTTGCGGGTGCCGCCGGCGCTGGACCCGCGCTTCACCGGTCCGTTGCTGTGCGCCGGCATCACCGTCTGGGCGCCGATGCGCGAGCACGACGTCAAGACCGGTACGCGCCTGGCGGTCATCGGGCTGGGCGGGCTGGGGCACATGGCGGTCAAGCTCGGCGTGGCGCTGGGCGCCGAGGTCACCGTGATCACCACTTCACCTGGCAAGGCCGATGATGCCCTGGCGCTCGGCGCGCATCATGTACTGCTATCCACCGACCCGCAGGCCATGAAAACCGCCGCCAGCAGCTTCGACCTGATACTCGACACCATCCCGCGCGGCCACAACGTCAACCCTTACCTGATGCTGCTGGCCCGCAACGGCAAACTCGTGCTGGTGGGCGCCCTGGAACCACTGGAGCCGATTCACGGCGCCTTGCTGGCGATCAACAACCGCTCAATTGCCGGCGCGTTGATCGGTGGCCTGGAACAAACCCAGCAGCTGCTGGACTTCTGCGCCGAACACCAGGTGCTGCCAAGTTGCGAAATGATCGACATCCAGGACATCAACCAGGCGTTCACGCGCATGCAGAACAATGACGTGAAGTATCGCTTCGTGATCGACATGGCGTCGCTCAAGGATATCGAGGTCGCCTGA